The Pyrus communis chromosome 2, drPyrComm1.1, whole genome shotgun sequence genome includes a window with the following:
- the LOC137722432 gene encoding uncharacterized protein, whose protein sequence is MMLICRSLPTQFFLSMFSYTVAVERGCMSKLYKYINHPLSTVIESENIDKKNWVGKILQGEDVQVATKVKTAFDVISSNTSATTSLASISLTLCSLIGAWMANSINNFLPTRHFVHSNYLLATPGATAKSDVKKAERAVERGSEFWSLGLRALYFALNFLLWFFGPIPMLASSVATIVILSCHDFEKVRR, encoded by the exons ATGATGCTTATCTGCAGAAGTTTGCCAACCCAATTCTTTTTGTCCATGTTTTCGTATACAGTGGCAGTGGAAAGAGGCTGCATGAG CAAGCTCTACAAATACATCAATCACCCTCTCTCCACTGTCATTGAATCTGAAAACATTGACAAGAAAAATTGGGTTGGAAAAATCTTGCAG GGTGAAGATGTTCAAGTTGCAACGAAAGTTAAAACAGCTTTTGATGTCATTTCCTCCAATACAAGTGCAACTACGTCCTTAGCATCAATCTCTCTAACTCTGTGCTCTCTCATTGGAGCTTGGATGGCAAACTCCATTAACAACTTCTTACCAA CTAGGCACTTTGTCCACTCAAACTACCTTTTAGCCACCCCAGGAGCCACCGCGAAAAGCGACGTGAAAAAAGCCGAGAGAGCAGTTGAAAGGGGAAGCGAGTTTTGGTCACTTGGGCTTAGAGCACTCTACTTTGCTCTCAATTTTCTATTGTGGTTTTTTGGACCTATTCCCATGTTAGCTTCATCTGTCGCGACCATCGTGATCCTATCTTGCCACGACTTTGAGAAAGTCCGGCGGTGA
- the LOC137722425 gene encoding uncharacterized protein — MNFGKEDLDLVLVPSGLFIMLVYHIFLLYRYLHQPHTTVLGFENNDKRAWAERIMQVDKRDVGTALNVISSNTSAATFLCSISLTLSSLIGAWLGSNSTKTVFQSELIYGNTNPSILAIKYISLLTCFLLAFACFVQSARHFVHANYLISMPDSNIPAWYVQMAVIRGSDFWSLGLRALYFALTLLLWFFGPIPMFVSSMVLVIVLHNLDTNTRPLHQHQLPGKELVKHTGERISEVAVTIQHDTETVKTTTSSTA; from the exons atgaattttgGAAAGGAGGACCTTGATCTGGTTTTGGTCCCAAGTGGACTGTTCATCATGCTTGTCTATCACATATTCCTCCTCTACAGATATCTCCATCAACCTCACACCACAGTCCTTGGGTTTGAAAACAATGACAAAAGAGCTTGGGCTGAAAGAATTATGCAG GTTGATAAGAGAGATGTTGGCACAGCCTTAAATGTGATCTCATCCAACACATCAGCAGCAACTTTTTTGTGCTCCATCTCCTTGACTCTCAGCTCCCTCATTGGAGCTTGGCTCGGAAGTAATTCAACTAAGACAGTCTTCCAGAGTGAATTGATCTATGGCAACACCAACCCATCAATCCTCGCAATAAAATACATAAGCCTCTTGACTTGTTTTCTTCTAGCCTTTGCATGCTTTGTTCAATCGGCAAGGCACTTTGTCCATGCAAACTACCTGATCAGCATGCCAGATAGTAACATTCCGGCGTGGTACGTGCAGATGGCGGTGATAAGGGGAAGTGATTTCTGGTCACTTGGGCTTAGAGCACTCTATTTTGCTCTCACTCTTTTGCTGTGGTTTTTTGGTCCGATTCCGATGTTTGTTTCCTCCATGGTTTTGGTCATAGTTCTACATAACCTTGACACAAACACCAGACCACTGCATCAGCATCAGCTTCCGGGAAAGGAGCTCGTTAAACACACCGGCGAGAGAATCTCAGAGGTGGCTGTGACCATTCAGCATGATACAGAAACGGTTAAAACTACGACTAGTAGTACAGCGTAA
- the LOC137726106 gene encoding probable O-methyltransferase 3: MEGDEARDLFGAQSHLYKHVFSFITSMSLKCVVQLGIPDIIDRHGQPITLPDLVTALQIHPAKTGNVHRLMRLMVHSGFFARNQVPKNHGEADEGEEEAYDLTPSSRLLLKDKVPSLSPFVLGMLDPALAAPWQFLGNWFRGTEVTPFESAHGMGFWEYREGNPEFNSLFNKAMASDSGMMNLVIRDCKPIFDRLSSLVDVGGGTGKVARILCDAFPQLKCTVLELPHVVADLPDGENLKFVGGDMFQGIPPADAVFLKLTLHALSDEDCLKVLKKCREAIASNGQGKVIIIDIVINEEKDEHEITEAKLLFDLLMMVVVTGRERSEKDWKKLFLEAGFSSYKVTPIFGLKSLIEVFL, from the exons ATGGAGGGAGATGAAGCAAGAGATTTGTTTGGAGCACAGTCCCATTTGTACAAGCATGTATTCAGCTTCATAACTTCTATGTCGCTCAAGTGTGTAGTGCAGCTCGGCATACCGGACATAATTGACCGCCACGGACAACCCATTACTCTACCTGACTTGGTCACGGCACTTCAGATCCACCCGGCTAAAACCGGTAATGTGCACCGGCTCATGCGCCTCATGGTGCACTCCGGCTTCTTTGCACGAAATCAAGTTCCTAAAAATCATGGAGAAGcagatgaaggagaagaagaggcgTATGATCTCACACCGTCTTCTAGGCTCCTCCTGAAAGACAAAGTACCCAGCTTGTCTCCCTTCGTTCTGGGGATGCTCGATCCAGCTCTCGCAGCACCGTGGCAGTTCCTCGGAAACTGGTTCCGAGGAACCGAGGTCACGCCTTTCGAGAGCGCTCATGGGATGGGGTTTTGGGAATACAGGGAAGGGAACCCCGAATTCAACAGTCTTTTCAATAAGGCAATGGCTAGTGATTCTGGAATGATGAACTTGGTGATTAGAGATTGCAAGCCAATCTTTGATAGGTTGAGTTCATTGGTTGATGTTGGTGGCGGGACTGGAAAAGTTGCTAGGATTCTCTGTGACGCTTTCCCTCAACTGAAATGCACAGTTCTTGAACTTCCACACGTTGTTGCTGATTTGCCAGACGGTGAGAATTTGAAGTTTGTTGGAGGAGACATGTTCCAGGGTATCCCTCCAGCGGATGCCGTTTTCCTCAag CTGACTTTGCATGCTCTGAGCGATGAGGACTGCTTGAAGGTTTTGAAGAAATGCAGGGAAGCAATTGCAAGCAATGGCCAAGGGAAAGTTATAATCATAGACATAGTGATAAACGAAGAGAAAGATGAGCATGAAATAACCGAAGCAAAGCTCTTGTTTGATCTGCTGATGATGGTTGTGGTCACTGGAAGAGAGAGGAGCGAGAAAGACTGGAAAAAGCTCTTCCTGGAGGCTGGTTTCAGCAGCTACAAGGTGACACCAATATTTGGTTTGAAATCCCTCATTGAAGTTTTTCTTTAG
- the LOC137726105 gene encoding probable O-methyltransferase 3, whose protein sequence is MEGDEARDLFGAQSHLYKHVFSFITSMSLKCVVQLGIPDIIDRHGQPITLPDLVTALQIHPAKTGNVHRLMRLMVHSGFFARNQVPKNHGEADEGEEEAYDLTPSSRLLLKDKVPSLSPFVLAMLDPASAAPWQFLGNWFRGSEVTPFESAHGVGFWEYGERNPEYSSLFNKAMASDSGMVKLVIRDCKPIFDGLSSLVDVGGGTGKVARILCNAFPRLKCTVLELPHVVADLPDSENLKFVGGDMFEGIPPADAVFLKLILHDLSDEECLKVLKKCREAIASNGQGKVIIIDIVINEEKDEHEITEAKLLFDLLMMVVVTGRERSEKDWKKLFLEAGFSSYKVTPIFGLRSLIEVFL, encoded by the exons ATGGAGGGAGATGAAGCAAGAGATTTGTTTGGAGCACAGTCCCATTTGTACAAGCATGTATTCAGCTTCATAACTTCAATGTCACTCAAGTGTGTAGTGCAGCTCGGCATACCGGACATAATTGACCGCCACGGACAGCCCATTACTCTACCTGACTTGGTCACAGCACTTCAGATCCACCCGGCTAAAACCGGTAATGTGCACCGGCTCATGCGCCTCATGGTGCACTCCGGCTTCTTTGCACGAAACCAAGTTCCTAAAAATCATGGAGAAGcagatgaaggagaagaagaggcgTATGATCTCACACCGTCTTCTAGGCTCCTCCTGAAAGACAAAGTACCCAGCTTGTCTCCGTTCGTTCTGGCGATGCTCGATCCAGCTTCCGCAGCACCGTGGCAGTTCCTCGGAAACTGGTTTCGAGGAAGTGAGGTCACGCCTTTTGAGAGCGCTCATGGGGTGGGGTTTTGGGAATACGGGGAACGAAACCCCGAATACAGCAGTCTTTTCAATAAGGCAATGGCTAGTGATTCTGGAATGGTGAAATTGGTGATTAGAGATTGCAAGCCAATCTTTGATGGGTTGAGTTCATTGGTTGATGTTGGTGGTGGGACTGGAAAAGTCGCTAGAATTCTCTGTAACGCTTTCCCTCGACTGAAATGCACAGTTCTTGAACTTCCACACGTTGTTGCTGATTTGCCAGACAGtgaaaatttgaagtttgttGGAGGAGACATGTTCGAGGGTATCCCTCCAGCGGATGCTGTTTTCCTCAAG CTGATTTTGCATGATCTGAGCGATGAGGAATGCTTGAAGGTTTTGAAGAAATGCAGGGAAGCAATTGCAAGCAATGGCCAAGGGAAAGTTATAATCATAGACATAGTGATAAACGAAGAGAAAGATGAGCATGAAATAACCGAAGCAAAGCTTTTGTTTGATCTGTTGATGATGGTTGTGGTCACTGGAAGAGAGAGGAGCGAGAAAGACTGGAAAAAGCTCTTTCTGGAGGCTGGTTTCAGCAGCTACAAGGTGACACCAATATTTGGTTTGAGATCCCTCATTGAAGTTTTTCTTTAG